Proteins found in one Polyangiaceae bacterium genomic segment:
- a CDS encoding metallophosphoesterase → MSTLVLADLHLAPEGTRGASTDLARLVQRHAGDEILLAGDSFDLSVDPAGSDPARSLAALLAPHTELAAALRAHLQAGHPLTLLGGNHDAGVATTRAALLAWLELTDAAPLTLPVWFVRRSGVHIEHGHVFDPDNAPTHPLAGWSAHTEPLGIALTRRFLAPSGAMAFAHAHETTPLAGFLRTFRLYGLRAPVVVARYFATAIALCLEAGKQPGLDAERTLGAARLESFAREHALCPESLARLAEAVPAPRHHDARETFERLYFDRIGAFVLMTGAGLAALGGSTPAALMAVASAAFLGYSVSQGVSRYNGEPERRLRDGAALVRQLTGAESVILGHTHREDEAPGYVNTGSFAFSRPMGRPYLLLGVDGRIERRVLSRTV, encoded by the coding sequence ATGAGCACCCTGGTTCTGGCGGATCTGCACCTCGCGCCGGAAGGTACACGCGGCGCGAGCACGGATCTCGCGCGCCTGGTCCAGCGCCACGCCGGAGACGAGATCTTGCTCGCAGGGGACAGCTTCGATCTGTCGGTGGACCCGGCGGGCAGCGATCCGGCGCGGTCCCTTGCGGCGTTGCTCGCTCCCCACACGGAGCTAGCGGCGGCGCTTCGCGCCCATCTCCAGGCAGGCCACCCGCTGACACTGCTCGGCGGCAATCACGACGCTGGCGTGGCCACCACGCGCGCGGCGCTGCTCGCGTGGCTGGAGCTCACGGACGCCGCACCGCTCACGCTACCGGTGTGGTTCGTGCGACGAAGCGGCGTGCACATCGAGCACGGCCACGTCTTCGATCCGGACAACGCCCCGACCCATCCGCTCGCCGGCTGGAGCGCCCACACGGAGCCCCTCGGCATTGCCCTCACGCGCCGCTTCCTGGCACCGAGCGGAGCCATGGCCTTTGCTCACGCACACGAAACCACGCCGCTGGCCGGGTTCTTGCGCACGTTTCGTCTGTATGGGCTGCGCGCGCCGGTGGTGGTCGCGCGCTATTTCGCGACGGCCATCGCCCTGTGCCTGGAGGCCGGCAAACAGCCTGGGCTCGACGCGGAGCGGACCCTGGGCGCAGCGCGCCTCGAAAGCTTCGCGCGGGAGCACGCGCTGTGTCCGGAGAGCCTCGCGCGCCTCGCCGAAGCCGTTCCCGCGCCGCGGCATCACGACGCCCGGGAGACCTTCGAGCGGCTGTACTTCGATCGCATCGGCGCCTTCGTGCTGATGACCGGCGCGGGTCTCGCGGCGCTCGGGGGCAGCACCCCGGCGGCGTTGATGGCCGTCGCCTCGGCCGCCTTCCTCGGCTACAGCGTGAGTCAGGGCGTGAGCCGCTACAACGGAGAGCCGGAGCGTCGCCTGCGCGACGGCGCCGCATTGGTGCGTCAGCTCACCGGGGCGGAGAGCGTGATCCTCGGACACACCCACCGGGAGGACGAAGCTCCGGGCTACGTGAACACGGGCTCCTTTGCGTTCTCGCGGCCCATGGGCCGGCCGTATTTGCTGCTCGGCGTGGACGGACGCATCGAGCGCCGCGTGCTTTCGCGAACGGTGTGA
- a CDS encoding methyltransferase domain-containing protein, producing the protein MEHAKGQVSGSAAEIYESFFLPALFSEWAARSVARARLEPGQSLLDVACGTGAVAREAKKRISACRVIGLDRNDGMLRVARSRAPDIEFREGRAESLPWDDGTFDAVTCQFGLMFFEDRARALSEMWRVLRRGGTLVIAVWASLEDTPGYAAMVALIQRLFGAEVASELRVPYCLGDRRELLRLLDGAGISAPDIETPTGIARFPSIDAWVHTDVRGWTLADRIDDAEYAVLLKEARTELSRFAPVEEVSFESPAHIAVARK; encoded by the coding sequence ATGGAACACGCGAAGGGACAGGTGAGTGGCAGCGCCGCCGAGATCTACGAGAGCTTTTTTCTCCCCGCTCTGTTCTCCGAGTGGGCGGCGCGCTCCGTGGCGCGCGCACGCCTGGAGCCCGGGCAGTCCCTCCTGGACGTCGCCTGCGGCACCGGAGCGGTCGCACGCGAGGCCAAGAAGCGCATCTCCGCATGCCGGGTGATCGGGTTGGATCGAAACGACGGCATGCTCCGCGTGGCGCGCTCGCGCGCTCCGGACATCGAGTTTCGCGAGGGGCGCGCCGAGAGCTTGCCTTGGGACGATGGCACCTTCGACGCGGTGACGTGCCAGTTCGGGCTGATGTTCTTCGAGGATCGCGCGCGGGCGCTGAGCGAGATGTGGCGAGTGCTGCGGCGGGGCGGAACGCTCGTGATCGCGGTGTGGGCTTCTCTGGAAGACACGCCGGGGTACGCCGCGATGGTGGCTCTCATCCAACGTCTCTTCGGTGCGGAGGTCGCGAGCGAGCTCCGGGTTCCCTATTGCCTCGGCGACCGTCGGGAGCTCCTGCGCTTGCTGGACGGCGCCGGGATTTCCGCGCCGGATATCGAGACGCCGACGGGGATCGCGCGCTTCCCGTCGATTGACGCCTGGGTTCACACCGACGTGCGGGGCTGGACGCTGGCTGACAGGATCGACGATGCCGAGTACGCGGTGTTGCTGAAGGAGGCGCGCACGGAGCTTTCGCGCTTCGCCCCCGTGGAGGAGGTGAGCTTCGAAAGCCCGGCGCACATCGCGGTCGCGCGCAAGTGA
- a CDS encoding helix-turn-helix transcriptional regulator, which translates to MPSYGQYCPISRASEILGERWTLLLVRNLLLGAKTFNDIAGGVPGMSRSLLSSRLRGLEQAGLIHIHPRADRRGKVYELTDAGRSLWDVIGPLAQWGRRFLELKPEHTDPSFVLWAWVHVHLRRERLPKRRVVVQFDFPEQPPHYRRFWFLIERGEAELCYVRPGYDEDLRVTAKNEPFTRWHVGELAWRDALRAGDIRVDGPGPLARALPTWNERAA; encoded by the coding sequence GTGCCCAGCTACGGCCAGTACTGTCCCATCTCCCGCGCCTCCGAGATCCTCGGCGAGCGCTGGACTCTGCTGCTGGTTCGCAACCTGCTGCTCGGCGCCAAGACGTTCAATGACATCGCCGGTGGAGTTCCCGGCATGTCGCGCTCACTCCTTTCCAGCCGCCTCAGGGGACTGGAGCAGGCCGGGTTGATTCACATCCATCCGCGAGCCGATCGCCGGGGCAAGGTCTATGAGCTGACGGACGCGGGCCGCTCCTTGTGGGACGTGATCGGACCCCTGGCGCAGTGGGGACGCCGCTTTTTGGAGCTGAAGCCGGAGCACACGGATCCGTCCTTCGTGCTGTGGGCGTGGGTCCACGTCCATCTGCGTCGCGAGCGGCTTCCCAAGCGCCGCGTGGTGGTGCAGTTCGACTTCCCGGAGCAGCCGCCGCACTACCGCCGCTTCTGGTTCTTGATCGAACGAGGAGAAGCAGAGCTGTGCTACGTGCGGCCCGGCTACGATGAGGATCTGCGGGTGACCGCGAAGAACGAGCCGTTCACCCGCTGGCACGTGGGAGAGCTTGCTTGGCGTGATGCGCTACGTGCCGGTGACATCCGCGTGGACGGCCCGGGGCCTCTCGCTCGCGCGCTGCCCACCTGGAACGAACGCGCCGCGTGA
- a CDS encoding outer membrane lipoprotein carrier protein LolA, producing MKLEHLALSLLVGLAAPLTLAPTGANAQPKKAAPAKPAPKKGEPSANEVATNVQKFYDKTKSFKAGFKQRYWVKAYNKTKDSKGGVIFQKPGKMSWRYTNNGNRVVSDGKNIKVYEAENKQMYEQTMGKSQYPAALAFLVGGGNLRKEFKLRKLNSKQMKFEGGYVLEGIPKKATPAYNKLLLYVDANTYQVRRVLLLDAQGNRNRFDFLTPSVNEKVPAGEFNFKPPPGTQVIKP from the coding sequence ATGAAGCTCGAGCATCTCGCCCTGTCTCTCCTGGTCGGCTTGGCCGCGCCCCTCACCCTCGCCCCCACCGGCGCCAACGCTCAACCCAAGAAGGCGGCCCCCGCAAAGCCCGCGCCCAAGAAGGGCGAGCCCTCCGCCAACGAGGTCGCCACCAACGTCCAGAAGTTCTACGACAAGACCAAGAGCTTCAAGGCCGGCTTCAAGCAGCGCTACTGGGTCAAGGCCTACAACAAGACCAAGGACAGCAAGGGCGGCGTCATCTTCCAGAAGCCCGGCAAGATGAGCTGGCGGTACACCAACAACGGCAATCGCGTCGTTTCCGATGGCAAGAACATCAAGGTGTACGAGGCCGAGAACAAGCAGATGTACGAGCAGACCATGGGCAAGAGCCAGTACCCCGCGGCGCTGGCGTTCCTCGTGGGAGGCGGCAACCTGCGCAAGGAGTTCAAGCTGCGCAAGCTCAACTCCAAGCAGATGAAGTTCGAGGGCGGCTACGTGCTGGAAGGCATTCCGAAGAAGGCCACCCCCGCGTACAACAAGCTGCTCTTGTACGTCGACGCGAACACCTATCAGGTCCGCCGCGTGCTGTTGCTCGACGCGCAGGGCAACCGCAACCGCTTCGACTTCCTGACGCCTTCCGTCAACGAGAAGGTGCCCGCCGGCGAGTTCAACTTCAAGCCGCCGCCGGGGACTCAGGTCATCAAGCCCTGA
- the ruvC gene encoding crossover junction endodeoxyribonuclease RuvC → MIALGIDPGTLRLGWGVVSRSGNRLTHRAHGVIKMNAKLELSERLCRIETELSKVIETHAPEVSSVESLFFHKDAQAAAKLGHARGVVLLCLARAKVPIAEYAPARVKRTIAGGGQADKRQVALMVRAMLGLSELPPADAADALALAITHLRLGPVAERLGERSLSPALIAALSGRSRSRKRRRRAGA, encoded by the coding sequence ATGATTGCCCTCGGTATCGATCCCGGCACCCTGCGCCTCGGCTGGGGCGTCGTGTCCCGATCCGGCAATCGGCTCACCCATCGCGCTCACGGCGTCATCAAGATGAACGCCAAGCTCGAGCTCTCGGAGCGCCTGTGTCGCATCGAGACGGAGCTGTCGAAGGTGATCGAGACGCACGCTCCGGAAGTGAGCTCGGTGGAATCGCTGTTCTTCCACAAGGACGCGCAGGCGGCGGCCAAGCTGGGTCACGCTCGGGGTGTCGTGCTGTTGTGTCTGGCGCGCGCCAAGGTTCCCATCGCGGAGTACGCCCCGGCTCGGGTGAAGCGCACCATCGCGGGTGGCGGGCAGGCGGACAAGCGCCAGGTGGCGCTGATGGTGCGCGCCATGCTCGGCCTCTCGGAGCTGCCTCCGGCGGACGCGGCGGACGCCTTGGCCCTGGCCATCACGCATCTCCGGCTCGGCCCCGTCGCCGAACGACTGGGCGAGCGTTCACTGTCTCCGGCCCTGATCGCGGCCCTCTCGGGCCGGTCCCGCAGCCGAAAACGCCGTCGGCGCGCTGGGGCCTGA
- a CDS encoding NAD(P)/FAD-dependent oxidoreductase, whose translation MTDPDAVVVGSGPNGLVAACRLARSGLRVLVLETNPRRPGGALGSEEATLPGFVHDVGAAFFPFGTVSPAFRELDLERYGVEWLYGEIESCHPALDGSVAWISREPDARAAGFGSGRDGETFARLAEWHDSVAEDLMSGLLRPFPTLAPLLSLGLSGLWRVARIFLSSGRGLSQRLFESEAARRVLPALALHTDVAPSDRFGAGFGYLLSLSAATAGFPVPRGGARAITNALVTLLEAHGGRLRLGARVDRVIVKKGRAVAVKLADGEEIAARHAVLADTGAPALYLKLLDERHVPGRVRSKMRRFARGFGTFKVDWALSGPVPWSAEPARRSAVVHTGESLDDLDRFSAEVRAGQLPERPYLVIGQQSLFDDSRAPRNQHTLYAYSRVPSELPWDDARQVFADRIEQRIEELAPGFRGKIQGRAVWAPPDLEAQNANLVGGDIAGGSGAWNHQLVFRPVFPYFRYRTPVARLYLCSSYAHPGAGVHGMCGDNAALMALRDIG comes from the coding sequence GTGACCGATCCGGATGCCGTGGTGGTGGGCTCGGGTCCCAATGGGCTCGTGGCCGCGTGCCGCCTGGCGCGGAGCGGGCTACGGGTGCTGGTGCTGGAAACCAACCCGCGACGCCCGGGGGGCGCGTTGGGCTCGGAGGAAGCCACGCTGCCGGGGTTCGTGCACGACGTGGGCGCCGCGTTCTTTCCCTTCGGCACCGTGAGCCCCGCGTTCCGGGAGCTCGACCTCGAGCGTTACGGCGTGGAGTGGTTGTACGGCGAGATCGAGAGCTGTCACCCGGCCCTCGACGGCAGCGTCGCCTGGATCTCACGAGAGCCAGACGCGCGAGCCGCCGGATTCGGCTCGGGGCGCGACGGAGAAACCTTCGCGCGCCTTGCCGAGTGGCACGACTCCGTGGCCGAAGACCTGATGAGCGGCCTGCTCCGGCCGTTCCCCACCCTGGCTCCCCTCCTTTCGCTGGGCCTGTCCGGCCTGTGGCGCGTGGCCCGCATCTTCCTGTCCAGCGGACGCGGCCTTTCCCAGCGGCTGTTCGAGAGCGAGGCCGCGCGGCGAGTGCTCCCGGCGCTGGCGCTGCACACGGACGTGGCGCCCAGCGACCGCTTCGGCGCGGGCTTCGGCTATCTGCTCTCGCTGTCGGCGGCCACGGCGGGCTTTCCGGTGCCTCGCGGTGGTGCCCGCGCGATCACCAACGCGTTGGTGACGCTCTTGGAAGCCCACGGCGGCCGCCTACGGCTCGGCGCCCGGGTCGATCGAGTGATCGTGAAGAAGGGCCGAGCCGTCGCCGTGAAGCTCGCCGACGGCGAAGAGATCGCCGCGCGCCACGCAGTGCTGGCGGACACCGGCGCCCCGGCGCTGTACCTGAAGCTGCTCGACGAACGCCACGTACCCGGCCGGGTCCGCTCCAAGATGCGGCGCTTCGCCCGCGGCTTCGGCACCTTCAAGGTGGACTGGGCGCTCTCGGGGCCGGTGCCCTGGAGCGCGGAGCCGGCGCGCCGGAGCGCCGTGGTGCACACCGGAGAGAGCCTGGACGATCTGGATCGCTTCAGCGCCGAGGTGCGCGCGGGCCAGCTGCCCGAGCGCCCGTACTTGGTGATCGGTCAACAGAGCCTCTTCGACGACTCCCGCGCTCCGCGCAACCAGCACACGCTGTACGCCTACTCCCGCGTGCCGTCGGAGCTTCCCTGGGACGACGCCCGCCAAGTCTTCGCCGATCGCATCGAGCAGCGCATCGAAGAGCTGGCGCCGGGCTTTCGCGGCAAGATCCAGGGCCGCGCCGTGTGGGCGCCGCCGGATCTGGAAGCCCAGAACGCAAACCTCGTGGGCGGCGACATCGCCGGCGGCTCCGGCGCCTGGAACCACCAGCTCGTGTTCCGCCCGGTGTTTCCCTACTTCCGCTACCGCACACCCGTCGCGCGGCTCTACCTGTGCTCCAGCTACGCGCACCCCGGCGCCGGCGTGCACGGCATGTGCGGCGACAACGCCGCCCTCATGGCGCTGCGCGACATTGGCTAG
- a CDS encoding trypsin-like peptidase domain-containing protein — protein sequence MNWKAGFRLVSNSVLVVCAAILGTVACSSDSSAPSTASTPLKAGGPAQNPSQVGVAMVYSIVPPSSSPGLFLDKPIGVAILLSDTWAVTARHVVDDGAGTKLQLALGDPAAGAQTLDIDERRTLRHPTRDIALVRVKSGFKGLPPSAFHTISSLSRDQIIAQNSTLDCFAFDASRVLRRVNFAPNSGLASGVQDPFLLHFGALATTVFESADSGAPCFDSAGNIASVHKGIEPGQTNEESADGFRVFANAAKNALIVASGDVNGDGDEDFFFVTTTNIGGVDFYDLTLVSGDGTSISLTTPIQVVVTLVEQLMLVVGNFNGDKRTVAGVEHDIDDVVFGLNGNFVYYHGSSTGLELQTPFALVDSSVTYKDAKIGDFNEDGIADLELVQDNAFSFSDVYFGGTAGLGKGEEFLGSPVSDPDEGRFHLVTGVYEQTYTSLSQDFIIGVDASAPRTRIEVYDGYFGSRYDFGAGRSCFRLYSSKLGMTDTSDPSVVPVGVVVPSESLVAHGWGKLYDGPHVAAAFSPSENAYTYLLRVTAGGCDGTLQLLAANAFMVRANGAVGALDGDYYARDRAGPAAAPNAAFLGGLPDTTYDGTFTYYYQVTDSFKKLILRDGDADRADDEDFPGQQNIKSLCSYTITPYGGTTPSYVNDNPSGQYNPGLGGPKDVETFKIDPIDPGIWVQKWSNILSGNMFFISSVDAPEIPLLRLPAPRPIPAISSAKTRAWWSAQPQVQQSLPVTLGTGTNLMVVSDAQQAIQLLAASYPGLGGTSSKKTALCHVPPGNPAGATLISVGTPAVPAHVAHGDDKTGPANHALFTAELLAAKLNVVRAAALGEPLADARPLGRLLQVFQVLKVADEHVRSGGEICSQPQLFWDELEDLDVQLRAINASEVTYLEPREFTPPVVGVPLAQGAFGGQSM from the coding sequence ATGAACTGGAAGGCTGGATTCCGTCTGGTGAGCAACTCGGTGTTGGTAGTGTGTGCCGCAATCCTCGGCACTGTCGCGTGCTCTAGCGACTCTTCCGCTCCGAGTACTGCGAGCACGCCCCTCAAGGCCGGTGGTCCTGCCCAGAATCCGTCGCAGGTTGGGGTTGCGATGGTCTATTCGATAGTCCCACCGTCTTCGAGTCCGGGGCTGTTTCTAGACAAGCCGATCGGGGTCGCTATCCTCCTGAGTGACACGTGGGCGGTTACCGCTCGACACGTTGTTGACGATGGCGCGGGCACCAAGTTGCAGCTCGCGCTGGGCGATCCCGCAGCGGGTGCGCAAACGCTTGACATTGACGAAAGGAGAACGCTTCGCCATCCGACCCGGGATATCGCATTGGTGCGGGTGAAGTCCGGGTTCAAGGGCCTGCCGCCATCAGCGTTTCATACAATCAGCTCTTTGTCTCGGGACCAGATAATCGCTCAGAATTCGACGCTGGACTGCTTCGCGTTCGACGCGAGTCGGGTCCTTCGACGCGTCAACTTTGCGCCGAACTCTGGTCTTGCCAGCGGCGTTCAAGATCCGTTCCTTCTTCACTTCGGAGCGTTGGCTACGACGGTCTTTGAGAGTGCTGATTCCGGTGCGCCGTGCTTCGACAGCGCGGGGAACATCGCGAGCGTGCACAAGGGAATCGAACCCGGTCAAACCAATGAAGAATCTGCGGACGGGTTTCGAGTATTCGCGAACGCTGCGAAGAACGCCCTGATTGTTGCGAGCGGTGACGTAAACGGCGATGGCGATGAGGACTTCTTCTTTGTGACGACAACTAACATTGGAGGTGTCGACTTCTACGATCTGACACTCGTGTCCGGCGACGGCACGAGCATAAGTCTCACGACGCCGATTCAGGTCGTCGTGACTCTGGTCGAACAGTTGATGCTGGTCGTTGGGAATTTCAACGGCGACAAGCGGACCGTCGCTGGAGTAGAGCACGACATCGACGATGTGGTGTTCGGACTCAACGGGAACTTCGTATACTATCACGGTAGTAGCACTGGGCTTGAGTTGCAGACGCCGTTTGCCCTTGTCGACTCTTCAGTGACCTACAAGGATGCAAAGATCGGGGACTTCAACGAGGACGGGATCGCGGATCTTGAGTTGGTGCAAGACAACGCCTTTTCGTTCAGCGACGTGTACTTCGGCGGCACAGCTGGGTTAGGCAAAGGCGAGGAGTTCTTGGGCTCTCCGGTGAGTGATCCTGATGAGGGCCGCTTCCATCTCGTCACGGGGGTGTATGAGCAAACCTATACCTCCCTAAGCCAAGACTTCATCATAGGCGTGGATGCTAGCGCGCCGCGGACGCGGATCGAAGTGTACGATGGCTACTTCGGCTCCCGATACGATTTCGGTGCTGGGCGTTCGTGCTTTCGCCTGTATTCCAGCAAACTAGGAATGACTGACACGAGCGATCCGTCCGTGGTGCCGGTCGGCGTCGTGGTTCCTTCTGAATCCCTTGTTGCTCATGGGTGGGGCAAGCTGTACGACGGCCCACATGTTGCTGCCGCATTCTCGCCAAGCGAGAATGCGTACACCTACCTGCTTCGCGTCACGGCCGGCGGGTGTGATGGAACCCTGCAGTTGCTTGCCGCCAACGCTTTCATGGTGCGCGCGAATGGTGCTGTAGGCGCCTTGGATGGTGACTACTATGCCCGCGACCGAGCGGGTCCTGCCGCAGCTCCCAACGCGGCCTTCTTGGGGGGGCTGCCGGATACAACCTACGACGGGACCTTCACGTACTACTACCAGGTGACCGACTCATTCAAGAAGCTCATCCTGCGAGACGGCGACGCGGATCGTGCGGACGACGAGGACTTCCCTGGACAGCAGAACATCAAGAGTCTTTGCTCCTACACAATCACGCCCTATGGAGGCACGACTCCAAGCTATGTGAATGATAACCCGTCCGGCCAGTACAACCCCGGTCTTGGCGGTCCCAAGGACGTTGAGACGTTCAAGATTGATCCAATAGACCCCGGCATCTGGGTGCAGAAATGGAGCAACATCCTTTCCGGGAACATGTTCTTCATTTCTAGTGTCGATGCTCCGGAGATTCCATTGTTGCGGCTTCCGGCACCGCGGCCCATTCCTGCGATATCTTCGGCGAAAACTAGGGCTTGGTGGAGCGCGCAACCGCAGGTTCAGCAGTCTCTTCCGGTCACCCTGGGGACGGGAACAAACCTCATGGTCGTTTCAGATGCTCAGCAGGCAATCCAGTTGCTCGCTGCTTCGTACCCAGGTCTGGGCGGCACTTCCAGCAAGAAGACAGCCCTGTGTCACGTGCCGCCTGGGAATCCAGCGGGAGCAACATTGATCAGCGTTGGCACACCTGCGGTGCCGGCTCATGTTGCGCATGGCGACGACAAGACGGGTCCGGCGAATCACGCATTGTTCACGGCGGAGTTACTTGCGGCGAAACTGAATGTTGTGCGCGCAGCAGCGCTCGGGGAACCCCTGGCTGACGCGCGCCCCCTCGGAAGGTTGCTCCAAGTCTTCCAGGTTCTTAAGGTGGCCGACGAACATGTCCGAAGCGGAGGTGAGATTTGCAGTCAGCCACAGTTGTTCTGGGACGAACTTGAGGATCTCGACGTGCAATTGCGAGCAATCAACGCGTCGGAGGTGACATATCTTGAGCCAAGGGAATTCACTCCGCCAGTTGTCGGAGTTCCGTTGGCACAAGGCGCCTTTGGCGGGCAGAGCATGTAG
- a CDS encoding teichoic acid biosynthesis protein, with translation MRILYGVVGEGMGHATRSRVVLEHLLASGHQVKVVVSGRAHRFLVERLAGHSNLTIEEIHGLTLRYFANRLDRSDSLFQNLKKAPRGIKKNIDVYRKVAEDGFSPELVISDFESWAALYALNHFLPVVSIDNIQIINRCKHEKAVTEKKSFDFSVAKLAVKMKLPRAYHYLVTSFFFPKVRKKRTSLVPPILRPEILAARREPGDHVLVYQTAAQNEELVPMLKTLPYRFRVYGMGREGSEGNVTLCAFSETGFVDDLRTARAVIAGGGFSLMSEAVSLHVPMMSIPIEKQYEQELNARYLKYLGYGTWARTLDRDRVERFLSHSADHAHALESYVRRDNSMLFSCVDELITRRAADEPGPNVLTAESLGKWSE, from the coding sequence ATGAGAATTCTCTACGGGGTGGTGGGCGAGGGCATGGGACACGCGACCCGGAGCCGGGTGGTGCTCGAGCACCTGCTGGCTTCGGGGCATCAGGTGAAGGTGGTGGTCAGCGGCCGCGCCCATCGCTTTTTGGTGGAGCGCCTGGCGGGTCACTCGAACCTCACCATCGAAGAGATCCACGGGCTCACGCTGCGCTACTTCGCCAACCGTCTGGATCGCAGCGACAGCCTGTTTCAAAACCTGAAGAAGGCGCCGCGGGGCATCAAGAAGAACATCGACGTGTACCGCAAGGTGGCGGAAGACGGCTTCAGCCCGGAGCTCGTGATCAGCGACTTCGAGAGCTGGGCGGCGCTGTATGCCCTCAATCATTTCTTGCCGGTGGTCAGCATCGACAACATACAGATCATCAATCGCTGCAAGCACGAAAAGGCCGTGACGGAGAAGAAGAGCTTCGACTTTTCCGTGGCCAAGCTGGCGGTGAAGATGAAGCTGCCGCGCGCCTACCACTACCTGGTCACGAGCTTCTTCTTCCCCAAGGTGCGCAAGAAGCGCACCTCTTTGGTGCCGCCCATCTTGCGGCCGGAGATCTTGGCCGCCCGGCGCGAGCCTGGGGATCACGTGCTGGTGTACCAGACGGCAGCGCAGAACGAAGAGCTGGTGCCCATGCTGAAGACGCTGCCCTATCGCTTCCGCGTGTACGGCATGGGGCGTGAGGGCAGCGAGGGCAACGTCACGCTGTGCGCGTTCTCGGAGACGGGCTTCGTGGACGATCTGCGCACTGCGCGCGCGGTGATCGCCGGCGGCGGCTTCTCCTTGATGAGCGAGGCCGTGAGCCTGCACGTGCCCATGATGAGCATCCCCATCGAGAAGCAGTACGAGCAGGAGCTGAACGCGCGCTATCTGAAGTACCTGGGCTACGGCACCTGGGCGCGCACGCTGGATCGCGATCGCGTGGAGCGTTTCCTTTCCCACAGCGCGGACCACGCCCACGCTCTCGAGAGCTACGTGCGGCGCGACAATTCCATGCTCTTTTCCTGCGTGGACGAGCTCATCACGCGTCGCGCCGCCGACGAGCCAGGCCCCAACGTGCTGACGGCCGAGTCGCTCGGGAAGTGGTCCGAGTAG
- the yhbY gene encoding ribosome assembly RNA-binding protein YhbY — MGRPVKRSPASLTGKQRRYLRSLAHHLNPVIQIGHAGVTQGLLDELDRALETHELIKVRVGGESPVEPDEAAKIIEPAAACHVAQVIGRVLVLYRQHPEEPTIELPRAGARPAILRSK; from the coding sequence ATGGGGCGCCCCGTGAAGCGTTCTCCAGCATCCCTCACGGGAAAACAGCGGCGCTACCTGCGCTCCCTGGCGCACCATCTGAACCCGGTGATCCAGATCGGCCACGCGGGCGTCACCCAAGGCCTGCTCGATGAGCTGGATCGCGCCCTCGAGACCCACGAGCTGATCAAAGTCCGGGTCGGCGGGGAGAGCCCGGTGGAGCCGGACGAGGCGGCGAAAATCATCGAGCCGGCGGCGGCTTGCCACGTGGCTCAGGTCATCGGTCGCGTGCTGGTGCTGTATCGCCAGCACCCGGAGGAGCCGACGATCGAGCTACCCCGCGCCGGCGCCCGCCCTGCTATCCTGCGTTCCAAATGA
- a CDS encoding universal stress protein: MTDAGYTVVVGIDFSELGNSALDEAIALAAERPEATLHVVHVAESEGPLLRMTLPGGARSLTKQEAMDFLTEHVKKHLAERRADELDLPDDRAEVHVRVGVPSDELTQVASDKNADLVVVGTHGRTGLSRILLGSVAEATVRKAACPVLVIRPKNYSKD; encoded by the coding sequence ATGACGGACGCAGGCTACACCGTGGTCGTGGGCATCGACTTCTCGGAGCTCGGCAACAGCGCCTTGGACGAAGCCATCGCGCTGGCGGCGGAGCGCCCCGAAGCCACGCTGCACGTGGTTCACGTGGCCGAGAGCGAAGGGCCGCTGTTGCGCATGACATTGCCGGGCGGTGCGCGCTCCCTCACGAAACAAGAGGCCATGGACTTTCTGACGGAGCACGTCAAAAAGCACCTGGCAGAGCGCCGCGCCGACGAGCTCGATCTGCCCGACGACCGCGCCGAGGTTCACGTGCGCGTGGGCGTGCCTTCGGACGAGCTGACGCAGGTGGCGTCGGACAAGAACGCGGATCTGGTGGTGGTCGGCACCCACGGGCGCACCGGGCTCTCGCGCATCCTGCTCGGGTCCGTGGCCGAAGCCACGGTGCGCAAGGCCGCCTGCCCAGTGCTGGTCATCCGCCCCAAGAACTACTCCAAAGACTGA
- the orn gene encoding oligoribonuclease: MAPKVTRTHTPGSLAWIDLEMTGLDAQHDVILQAALIVTNAELEPLEEFVCDVWQPEHELEKMSPFVRDMHEKSGLTARVRESRTDVGSAERQLLDRVAGWCPYPAILCGNSIGQDRRFIDRYMPGLSGYLSYRLVDVSSIKVLARLWHGESAVYQKPDEGAHDALFDIKQSILELSHYRKHLFRKHP, translated from the coding sequence ATGGCCCCGAAGGTTACCCGCACGCATACCCCGGGCAGCTTGGCCTGGATCGACCTGGAAATGACCGGGCTCGATGCCCAGCACGACGTCATTTTGCAGGCCGCGCTGATCGTGACCAACGCGGAGCTCGAGCCGCTGGAAGAGTTCGTGTGCGACGTGTGGCAGCCGGAGCACGAGCTCGAAAAGATGTCGCCCTTCGTGCGCGACATGCACGAAAAGAGCGGGCTCACCGCCCGCGTCCGGGAATCGCGCACGGACGTGGGCAGCGCCGAGCGGCAGCTGCTCGATCGCGTGGCCGGCTGGTGCCCCTATCCCGCCATCTTGTGCGGCAACAGCATCGGGCAAGATCGCCGTTTCATCGATCGCTACATGCCGGGCCTCTCCGGCTACCTCAGCTACCGGCTGGTGGACGTCAGCTCCATCAAGGTGCTCGCCCGGCTGTGGCACGGCGAGAGCGCGGTCTACCAGAAGCCGGACGAAGGCGCTCACGACGCCCTGTTCGACATCAAGCAGTCGATCTTGGAGCTATCGCACTACCGCAAGCACCTGTTCCGCAAGCACCCGTAG